Proteins encoded by one window of Microplitis mediator isolate UGA2020A chromosome 1, iyMicMedi2.1, whole genome shotgun sequence:
- the LOC130670534 gene encoding uncharacterized protein LOC130670534, translated as MDQMIALSTQNPLSLLMKFGMMAWNSTCNDNCSGHGECHNGTCLCEIQFDGSDCHVPNSSYYIAFATIFFILAFVCLTQLVMCIIAEWQRMKAPSFLRACRVTTQKVLYFIVFLATAVRGAYFTCPAAFKEGWSRTLSSTYYPLLLSGSSLIVCFWAEVFHVPDIRTDKPRFLSKSFLAFVVFNIINYSLLLAEFITSQWKSEVDQSFYTNVFNGCYAVLLFIVVVFFLIYGVEVFFKIRGGFITKYTQVSIATNVRTPGDDKNTEEPITAKLFEPTASTSLEPINVSQHVNTSQLNQSRLGMLSQAFMLFVIVAFLFSETLSEFWKTKVPLVSRNYHAVVFRVIEVGVSLWFPCVLWNCMSPERLWILNPKRILKHFDIEPSKYPREVELQEKRCSVDSKLLNESGSVSARDCWICYDSETQDAGPLIQPCQCRGDVSTVHHDCLRRWLVESSMNADSLTCKVCGSKYNVERATKLDWQNSMTPRRWIKTIAAVTAMCGTFAAAWILIQFVESPIIRMLAAGATLLVAYVGIRFLSLNTVVAYQRAKISALNIVSSDNGNYKTEPVNTVSNTVALNLPKIDPATV; from the exons ATGGATCAAATGATTGCACTGAGCACTCAAAATCCACTGTCATTGCTAATGAAATTCGGAATGATGGCTTGGAATAGTACTTGCAATGATAATTGTTCTGGCCATGGAGAGTGTCATAACGGTACTTGTTTATGTgag atcCAATTTGACGGGAGCGATTGTCATGTCCCGAACTCGAGTTACTACATCGCATTTGctacgatattttttatacttgcGTTTGTTTGTTTAACGCAACTGGTCATGTGCATTATTGCTGAGTGGCAAAGAATGAAAGCCCCGTCATTTTTACGGGCTTGCAGAGTAACAACACAAAAAGTACTTTATTTTATCGTATTTCTTGCCACTGCTGTTCGCGGCGCTTATTTTACCTGTCCT gCTGCATTTAAAGAGGGCTGGTCAAGAACACTGTCGTCAACTTACTACCCGCTATTATTAAGCGGATCATCTCTGATTGTTTGTTTCTGGGCCGAAGTGTTCCATGTTCCCGATATCCGCACCGACAAACCGcgatttttatcaaaatcttTCTTGGCATTCGTTGTATTCAACATAATAAACTATTCATTACTTCTCGCAGAGTTTATTACCTCACAATGGAAATCGGAAGTGGATCAGAGCTTTTATACAAACGTATTCAACGGTTGCTACGCCGTACTACTGTTCATTGTCGTTGTCTTCTTTTTAATCTACGGAGTCGAAGTTTTTTTCAAG ATTCGCGGTGGGTTCATAACAAAATACACCCAGGTGTCAATAGCAACGAACGTCCGCACTCCgggtgatgataaaaataccGAAGAACCGATAACAGCTAAACTATTTGAACCGACGGCATCGACATCATTGGAACCTATCAATGTATCGCAACATGTCAATACTTCGCAATTGAATCAGTCACGTCTTGGAATGTTGTCACAGGCATTTATGTTATTTGTCATTGTCGCATTTTTATTCAGCGAAACATTGAGCGAATTCTGGAAGactaa GGTCCCATTAGTGAGCCGTAATTACCACGCAGTTGTCTTTCGTGTAATAGAAGTAGGCGTATCACTTTGGTTTCCTTGTGTACTTTGGAATTGTATGAG ccCGGAGCGACTGTGGATACTGAACCCGAAGAGAATATTGAAACATTTCGACATAGAGCCGTCAAAGTATCCGAGAGAAGTTGAACTCCAGGAAAAACGATGCTCAGTTGATTCAAAATTACTGAATGAGAGTGGATCTGTTAGTGCTAGAGACTGCTGGATTTGCTATGACAGCGAGACACAGGATGCTGGTCCATTGATTCAGCCGTGTCAGTGCAGAGGGGATGTCAGTACTGTTCATCATGACTGCCTGCGTCGATGGCTTGTTGag AGCTCAATGAATGCAGACAGTTTAACGTGCAAAGTCTGCGGTAGCAAGTACAATGTCGAACGTGCTACCAAACTGGATTGGCAAAACAGCATGACACCGCGTCGCTGGATTAAAACGATTGCTGCGGTGACAGCAATGTGCGGAACATTCGCTGCTGCTTGGATACTTATTCAATTTGTTGAGAGTCCAATAATACGCATGCTAGCTGCCGGTGCTACTTTATTGGTAGCGTATGTTGGCATAag aTTCCTGAGCCTCAATACAGTGGTCGCTTATCAACGTGCTAAAATATCAGCACTTAATATCGTAAGTTCTGATAACGGTAATTATAAAACAGAACCGGTAAATACCGTCAGCAATACAGTAGCATTAAATTTGCCAAAAATAGATCCTGCTACAGTGTAA